The Deltaproteobacteria bacterium genome segment TTAAAGAGACCTCGTGACGAAATTCCTCGTGTGCCCTTAGGACTGTATTTAAAAATCGCATATGAACTGCATAAGGTAAACTTTAGTTTAAGAAAATCGTGTCAAAGTCTTGAAAAGCTCTTCAGAGCATTGGAATAAAAGCCCAAAGAAACAAAAGCATGGTCAGGTCTTGCATACAACATTTTGATGGCAATTTCCTTTCAAAAGGCACTTAAACATGGCCCTCTCTCCTTCTCCAAAATCAATCACCAACCCATCTATCCATCCAAAATATTTTATGCTAGGATGAAAATAATCAAAGAGACCAGAATCATAGGTTATTAGTAATACAATGCTGAAATTTAGGCTATTTTATTCATTAAGCTTGATTACTTTCCGTTTTGTAAGAATATTATGAAGAGAAATACATGAAACAGGATCGTTTGTGGGACAAACAGGAAGAGGAGGAATTCTTCAGGAAGACCTTGGAAATAGCTACTCCTGAGCAACTTTTCTATGTTACTGAAGATGGCAGGTATCTCGCATATTGGCCCAAGGGATATAAAGGGGTTAAAACGACCCTTCAAAGCAGAAATGCCTTCATAGGTTCTTATACGGAGAGATGGATAAGTCGATTGATAGAACCCATAGCAGACGAAGTTGGCGGTTTTCCGGTCCAAGGCGTAATCTGTGAAGAGATAGGACTTACGAAAAGATCACCAGCGGATGTGGCTATCTGCAAAAACAGAGGTCTTATTCAGAAACCTGAAAACATATTACTTCTGATCGAAGTCAAGATGTCGGTTGTGTGGAACTGGGAATATGATATAAACACTCAGAGAATTATATCTATAGGTGATTACACTTCCCATCAGGGCAATCCCGGTCTTTTACGCTCAGATACCATGCTTAAAGCCGGTGGAAAGAGTATAAATATCAAGGTTTCCGATGTTAAGGCTACAAAAATCCCCATTATTGTCTTTGGGAATACACCTATTACTAAGAATTACTACGAAAAAGTCGACCATCTCAAAAGGGCTGGTATCATTCAGGGTTTCTTCTCCGTAAATCCTTATCCATTGGACGACCCAAAAAGAGCCACTAACATTAAAGGTACACCGCAGAGAGGATTCTTACGATTTGACACCTTCTCTGAGCTAAAAGAGATCTTACTTTCTCTTCTGAAGGAAGAAAGGGAGTTTTTCTCCGGAAAGAAGACAAAGTCTGACTTGGGAAGAATTATAGAAATGGCAAGTCAAGAACCGACATACGAGAAGAAGGCAGAAAGGTTCTTGCAGCTACTGAGAGAGGTAGAAGATTGAAATATTCCAGAAAGAAAAGGGGGACACAGACAAGTTCCTTTGGCGTGCCGGGCAGGATCAACCACGATTCCACCCCCTTCTATACAAGCAGACTTTATGTAGGCCTACCTCAAGAGAAGAGGATAAAGTATCTTGAAAACCCCATTCCCGCGGAGTTTCTTGATAAGATCTTTTGCAAATCAAGCGAGAATATGGAGGAATTGCCTGACGATAGCATTCACCTGATGGTTACTTCACCCCCTTACAATGTAGGTAAGGAATACGATGAGGACCTTACCCTAGAAGAATACAGGGCCTTTTTAAAAAGGGTATGGGCTGAAGTATATAGGGTTCTTGTGCCAGGTGGTAGAGTATGTATCAATATCGCCAACCTGGGGAGGAAACCCTATATCCCCCTTCATGCCTTTATAGTAGAGGATATGCTGGATTTGGGATTTCTGATGAGGGGGGAAATCATATGGAACAAGGCATCAAGTTCTAGTCCTTCTACTGCTTGGGGTAGTTGGCTTTCAGCTGCCAATCCAACTTTAAGGGATATTCACGAGTATATCTTGGTCTTCGCCAAGGATACCTTCTCTAGGAAAAATCCTTATAAAAGAAAAGGGTCGATTTCCAAAGAAGAATTCCTGGAATTTACTAAAAGTGTTTGGAGATTCCCTGCGGAGCCGGCAAAAAAGGTTGGCCATCCCGCACCTTTTCCTGTGGAACTACCTTATAGATTAACTCAGCTTTACACCTTTGAGAGTGAGGTGGTTTTGGACCCCTTCATGGGGAGCGGACAAGCGGCGATAGCTGCCATAAAGACAAAGCGGCATTATGTAGGTTATGAGATAGAGGAGGAATATGTAAAGTTGGCCCAAAGGCGGATCGAGGAATTTGAACTGAGTTTCAATGCCCCCAAGTTATTTGACTTCATGGAAGAGAAAAGAGGTAAATAACTAGCCATGGAAAAGCAGGGCAGGCCTTGCAATACAACATTTTGATGGCAACTCTCTTTTAAAATAACCTTAGATACGCCCCTCTCCTTCTCCAAAACTAATCATCAAACCCCTCTATCCATCCAAGATATTTTATGCTAAGATAATTCAGATTTAAGCCTTTGTGATAAAAAATGACCTGAGGAATTTCGTATCTCAGAATATGGAGGGAAAACAATGAAAGACCAGGTAATCAAAGCTAAATTAGAGGATCTGCCTGAGAGCCTGAAGAGAGAAGTTTTAGATTACATTGATTTTTTGCTACAAAAATATGGCAAAAGAGCAAAAAGAGGAAGATTTGAATTCGATTGGGAGGGTGGTCTATCAGAATTGAAGGAGAAATACACATCCGTTGAGCTCCAACATAAGGCAATGGAGTGGAGATAATGTATCTCATAGACACTAATGTCTTCTTAGAGGTACTACTAACTCAAGAAAAGCGAGAAATCTGCAAAAGCGGGGGCAGGTCTTGCAATACAATTTTTTGATGGCAACTCCCTTTTA includes the following:
- a CDS encoding site-specific DNA-methyltransferase, yielding MKYSRKKRGTQTSSFGVPGRINHDSTPFYTSRLYVGLPQEKRIKYLENPIPAEFLDKIFCKSSENMEELPDDSIHLMVTSPPYNVGKEYDEDLTLEEYRAFLKRVWAEVYRVLVPGGRVCINIANLGRKPYIPLHAFIVEDMLDLGFLMRGEIIWNKASSSSPSTAWGSWLSAANPTLRDIHEYILVFAKDTFSRKNPYKRKGSISKEEFLEFTKSVWRFPAEPAKKVGHPAPFPVELPYRLTQLYTFESEVVLDPFMGSGQAAIAAIKTKRHYVGYEIEEEYVKLAQRRIEEFELSFNAPKLFDFMEEKRGK
- a CDS encoding DUF2281 domain-containing protein, with translation MKDQVIKAKLEDLPESLKREVLDYIDFLLQKYGKRAKRGRFEFDWEGGLSELKEKYTSVELQHKAMEWR